Proteins found in one Leguminivora glycinivorella isolate SPB_JAAS2020 chromosome 4, LegGlyc_1.1, whole genome shotgun sequence genomic segment:
- the LOC125225404 gene encoding sodium-coupled monocarboxylate transporter 1-like isoform X2 has product MSVVISFTFMPVLHDLQITSAYEYLELRYDKRVRLFGSIIFSFYLMAWLPIVIYVPALAFNQVTGVNIHIVTPIVCFVCIFYTSLGGLKAVVWTDVIQTIIMTGAMILVIIKGTIIVGGFGEVWRRNWNTGRIEMPSIHFDLTDRHTIWSVSIGSMFYWTGNIAVNQSMMQRFLSLPDLKSSKRAVWGFLFGIALIVLTCAFSGMLAYARYYGCDPLDSKLALAKDQILPLLVMDVLGEWNGLPGIFVAGVFSAALSSLSTGLNSMSAVVLEDFWKPFFRPLSHKETQILMRAAVVIIGCVCVGLVFIVEKLGSVLQLSMSLSSASMGPLTGVFLMGLFLPFIDSTSALSGGVIGLLTSWWVAAHAQLAQAHGSLRFEEKPRFLHNCTYTFPEKIAQEATEDDVAYLYRISYFWYTAFGCIVTIVVACLINLWPQKKKEKHFNELRLYAPFIRKWIASKYQIKLNNGDVELPTQQITFEK; this is encoded by the exons ATGTCAGTCGTCATCTCCTTTACTTTCATGCCAGTACTACACGATTTGCAAATAACATCCGCTTATGAG TACTTAGAACTCCGTTACGACAAGCGAGTTCGATTATTTGGTTCTATCATATTTAGTTTCTATTTG atGGCATGGTTACCCATTGTGATATATGTGCCAGCCTTAGCATTTAATCAAG TAACTGGTGTCAATATTCATATCGTCACTCCTATCGTCTGCTTTGTGTGCATATTCTACACATCCTTG ggagGTTTAAAAGCCGTCGTTTGGACGGATGTGATACAAACTATAATTATGACCGGCGCAATGATATTGGTCATCATCAAAGGGACTATCATTGTTGGCGGCTTTGGCGAAGTATGGCGACGAAATTGGAATACAGGAAGGATAGAAATGCCctc GATTCACTTCGATTTGACAGATCGACACACAATTTGGTCAGTCTCCATTGGATCCATGTTTTATTGGACCGGCAACATAGCGGTCAATCAGTCTATGATGCAGAGATTTCTGTCCCTGCCGGATTTGAAATCGTCAAAAAG GGCAGTCTGGGGTTTCCTATTCGGGATTGCCCTGATAGTGCTGACCTGTGCCTTCAGCGGAATGCTAGCTTACGCTAGATACTACGGCTGTGATCCTCTGGACTCCAAGCTGGCTCTGGCCAAGGATCAGATCTTACCGCTGTTGGTGATGGATGTGTTGGGAGAATGGAATGGCTTGCCGGGGATCTTTGTGGCTGGAGTGTTTAGTGCTGCACTCAG TTCCCTGTCAACTGGGCTTAATTCCATGTCTGCGGTGGTCCTAGAGGACTTTTGGAAGCCGTTTTTCAGGCCGCTGTCACATAAAGAAACACAAATACTAATGCGTGCAGCTGTTGTTATCATTGGATGCGTATGTGTAG GTCTAGTGTTTATTGTCGAGAAGTTGGGGTCCGTTCTGCAATTGTCAATGAGCTTATCATCTGCATCAATGGGCCCTCTAACTGGTGTATTCCTCATGGGCCTATTCTTACCGTTTATTGATTCTACG AGCGCCTTAAGCGGGGGTGTAATCGGTCTGCTTACTTCTTGGTGGGTGGCGGCGCACGCGCAACTTGCGCAGGCGCACGGCTCGCTGCGCTTTGAGGAGAAACCGCGGTTTCTGCACAACTGTACTTACACGTTCCCTGAGAAAATCGCGCAGGAGGCGACTGAGGA CGATGTCGCCTACTTGTACAGGATATCATACTTTTGGTACACTGCATTCGGTTGCATCGTGACCATAGTTGTGGCATGTCTAATCAACCTGTGGCCGCAGAAGAAAAAGGAAAAACACTTCAACGAGCTGCGGCTTTACGCACCTTTCATAAGAAAATGGATAGCAAGCAAATACCAG